The Salvelinus fontinalis isolate EN_2023a unplaced genomic scaffold, ASM2944872v1 scaffold_1688, whole genome shotgun sequence genomic interval ATAACTCACAACCTACTGAGAGACATGGTACATTTTCTATATTGCTTTTGTCTTGAGAAGTATTATCCAACTATGTTTAACTGAATAGCTCAACGTGAATGCTGTGTTTTCTCTTTCTTTCAGGGGGGACATTTTCCTCTGGAGTGTCTGCAGGAGAATGTCTTCATGGCGTTCCCAGCCACCGCATTTGCAACCTCCGGCGCATCACAGGTAAGGGCAAGCGAGCATATCCAAGTGTTCTTTACTGCATGACAGAGTATTTGCAACCATTAAAAAGTAGATAACTTTAAACTGCCATTTATGTTATTTGAAATTATTGTTGTTGTCCGTTTCAGTTGAGTAGCAGTGGTGCTAAGGCTATTTATGAGACATTGAAGAACATCGACACATTGTTTGGAGCTGACGACCTGCCTACTAAGTGGGACCAACAGAAGTTGGAGAATTTTCAGAATATTGTATACCGCCAGATTGAAGAGAGCAAATGTGTGAGTTACTATGCCAACAGATATCGCTTAACTGTTTAATTGTGGTATTGTggcatttttattattattcatCGCCTGCTTTTTTCTTTCTGGCAGATGATGGTCAGTGTGGATACAAGTGATTATCTCATCAGGGCAGAAGGACTGAAGACGTACTTTGGGAACATTGCAGGAGTCCTAAAAGAAAAGGTAGACTATAGGTTAAACACAAATAGACATATTTTTTTGATAATATCTCTACATACAATATTACCCTCCATTGCCCTAACAGATTATTTGTATTTTCACAGAATTTCAGTTACTGCGCC includes:
- the LOC129849788 gene encoding interferon beta-like, translating into MALQTITWMSAFLCLAQVSSMPMPCHLQGQLVRITHNLLRDMGGHFPLECLQENVFMAFPATAFATSGASQLSSSGAKAIYETLKNIDTLFGADDLPTKWDQQKLENFQNIVYRQIEESKCMMVSVDTSDYLIRAEGLKTYFGNIAGVLKEKNFSYCAWEVVRKELLYTLQFILEHNSDSVLWANRT